A portion of the Micromonospora tarapacensis genome contains these proteins:
- a CDS encoding YybH family protein — MDRKQVDDWIAAYEQVWRTPGTEALVTIFTEDAGYQQGPYWTPVVGLPAIARMWEQQRKGPDEVFQMTSEIVAVDGDTAVSRQEVRYGDPVDQEYRDLWIMRFADDGRCRSFEEWPFWPGQQPANPPDGS; from the coding sequence ATGGACAGGAAGCAGGTCGACGATTGGATCGCTGCCTACGAGCAGGTTTGGCGGACGCCGGGCACGGAGGCGCTGGTCACGATCTTCACCGAGGATGCGGGCTATCAGCAGGGGCCGTACTGGACGCCCGTCGTCGGCCTGCCGGCCATCGCCCGGATGTGGGAACAGCAGCGCAAGGGCCCCGACGAGGTATTCCAGATGACCAGCGAGATCGTCGCGGTCGACGGCGACACCGCGGTGTCGCGCCAGGAGGTCCGCTACGGCGACCCGGTCGACCAGGAGTACCGCGACCTATGGATCATGCGATTCGCTGACGACGGACGTTGTCGGTCGTTCGAGGAGTGGCCGTTCTGGCCGGGACAGCAGCCGGCCAACCCGCCGGACGGGTCGTGA
- a CDS encoding YciI family protein → MDHIPDEDWPDVGKASHAVVQEAVNAGVWVFGAGLQRQRASVVATDGTVIDGPYPETKEVIGGFVVVDVASPEEALAWAARIAASCRCAQEVRQPTRPHRDRDVPGRYTDADRPGRSHLTIVRLGSSDPRASTHPHIDQIRTLPGSPERVRGGGRKPPRRQPRRVPRSRPVRRVGRLLSRPERPLLERPTTSVVSESHDP, encoded by the coding sequence ATGGACCACATCCCCGACGAGGATTGGCCCGACGTGGGCAAGGCCTCGCACGCGGTGGTCCAGGAGGCCGTGAACGCCGGCGTGTGGGTGTTCGGCGCCGGACTGCAACGGCAGCGGGCGAGCGTCGTGGCCACGGACGGGACGGTCATCGACGGCCCTTACCCGGAGACCAAGGAGGTCATCGGCGGGTTCGTGGTCGTCGACGTGGCCTCACCCGAAGAGGCGCTGGCGTGGGCTGCCAGGATCGCCGCCAGTTGCCGCTGTGCACAGGAGGTCCGCCAGCCGACCCGGCCGCACCGGGACCGCGATGTCCCAGGCAGGTACACCGACGCGGACCGGCCCGGCAGATCGCACCTCACGATCGTACGTCTCGGTTCAAGCGACCCCCGGGCCAGCACACATCCGCACATCGACCAGATCCGGACGCTGCCGGGCTCACCAGAGCGAGTCAGGGGTGGTGGCAGAAAGCCACCGCGCCGACAGCCACGGCGAGTTCCCCGGTCACGACCCGTCCGGCGGGTTGGCCGGCTGCTGTCCCGGCCAGAACGGCCACTCCTCGAACGACCGACAACGTCCGTCGTCAGCGAATCGCATGATCCATAG